The nucleotide sequence GTGACCTCGTGCCCGTCCGCGGTGACGATCACGTCGTCCTCGATGCGGACTCCGACGCCCCGCAGCTCGGCCGGGGCGTCCTCCGCGTCCGCCGGGACGTAGATCCCCGGCTCCACCGTGAGCACCATCCCCGCCTCCAGCAGGATCGGCTCGCCGCCCGCGCGGCGGTAGGGTCCCACGTCGTGCACGTCCAGGCCCAGCCAGTGGGAGGTCTGGTGCGGGTAGAAGCGGCGGTACGCCTGCGTGTCGACCAGCTCGTCCACGGCGCCCGACAGGAGGCCCAGCTCCACCATTCCCCGGGTGAGCACCCGCACGGCGGCGTCGTGCACCTCCAGCACGGAAGCACCCGGGCGGACGGCGGTGATCCCGGCCCCCTCCGCCTCCAGCACGACTTCGTACACGGCGCGCTGCGCGGCGGTGAAGCGGCCCGACACCGGGAAGGTGCGGGTGATGTCGCCCGCGTACATCCGCAGCTCCGCCCCGGCGTCGATCAGCACCAGCTCGCCGGCCCGGGCGCGGCGGTCGTTGGAGACGTGGTGGAGCACGGTGGCGTTGGGCCCGGAGCCCACGATGGAGGGGTAGGCCGGGCCGGCGCCTCCCCCGGCGCGGAAGCACGCCTCCAGCACGCTTTCCAGCTCCCACTCTCCCACCCCGGGCCGCGCGGCGCGCATGGCGGAGCGGTGTGCCTCCGCGGAAAGGGCGGCCGCGCGCCGCAGCAGCTCCAGCTCCGCGGGCTCCTTCACCAGCCGCATCTCCGCCAGGAGCGTGTCCGGGTCGCGCACCACGAGCGGCCCCTTCCCCGAGCGCGGGCGCGTCCTGCGGAAACCGGAGACCAGTGCCGTGATCCGCCGGTCCATCTCGGCGCCGGAGCCCAGTGCGTACACCACCTCCTCCGCGGGCTCCAGCAGCCCCTTCAGGTGCTCGTCCAGCGCCTCCAGCGGGTACGCCGCGTCGGCGCCGAAGCGCTCAAGGGCCCCCTCCACTCCCTGGCGCGGCCCGCTCCACACCTCGCGCTCCGGGTGCCGCGGGCGCACGAAGAGGGTGAAGCGCCGCTCCGGGTCGTGCGGGGTCAGGACGGCGACCGCCTCCGGCTCCGGGAAGCCGGTGAGATAGAAGAAGTCGCTGTCCTGCCGGAAGCGCACCTCGGTGTCGCGCGACTTGTACTTCTCCGGGGCGGCCCCGAGCACCGTGACCGCGCCCCCCGCGCGCTCCAGGTAGCGCTCGCGGCGGGCGCGGAAGGCTTCCGGGGGGAAGCAGGGGAAGTCGGGGCCGTCGTGCATGCTGGGGCAGTTCCGGGAAATCGGGCGGCGGCGGGCGCTCAGAGCGCCGCGCGGAGGGCCTCCTGCACGCGCGGGGCCAGCTCCCGCCAGGAAGCCTCCGGCGCCTTGGTGACCGTCACGAAGTCCGCGACGATGAAGACGCCCCGCACCCCCTCCAGCGCCAGGAGCGCCGCCGCGACGGGGTCGTCCGCGGCCGCCTCGGCCGAGTCGTACGACCGGCCGCGCCGCCCCTCCACCAGGGTGCGCCCCACGGTGAACTTCCCCGCGTTGGGGTTGG is from Longimicrobiaceae bacterium and encodes:
- a CDS encoding aminopeptidase P N-terminal domain-containing protein, which codes for MHDGPDFPCFPPEAFRARRERYLERAGGAVTVLGAAPEKYKSRDTEVRFRQDSDFFYLTGFPEPEAVAVLTPHDPERRFTLFVRPRHPEREVWSGPRQGVEGALERFGADAAYPLEALDEHLKGLLEPAEEVVYALGSGAEMDRRITALVSGFRRTRPRSGKGPLVVRDPDTLLAEMRLVKEPAELELLRRAAALSAEAHRSAMRAARPGVGEWELESVLEACFRAGGGAGPAYPSIVGSGPNATVLHHVSNDRRARAGELVLIDAGAELRMYAGDITRTFPVSGRFTAAQRAVYEVVLEAEGAGITAVRPGASVLEVHDAAVRVLTRGMVELGLLSGAVDELVDTQAYRRFYPHQTSHWLGLDVHDVGPYRRAGGEPILLEAGMVLTVEPGIYVPADAEDAPAELRGVGVRIEDDVIVTADGHEVTTRGVPVAVEEVEALVGSGR
- a CDS encoding NifU N-terminal domain-containing protein, which codes for MAKARVKVTFEPTPNPNAGKFTVGRTLVEGRRGRSYDSAEAAADDPVAAALLALEGVRGVFIVADFVTVTKAPEASWRELAPRVQEALRAAL